cgccgtcagaagaaaggacgcactatctttgatatatgcacatactaaatcgacaggacacacattcaactgggacaacgtaaaagtaaaatttaaggccagtactaaaagtgccagagagttggccgagtcttggctatcagatgataacgccatcaacagacacttggacataaatccagcatatgccaacttaagaaggacatgtacacaataattaaactatacaaccccccccccaccccccttgatcatactgacttagtcacctccacccaccccccactgaatgtgttgctatatattgcctttgattcttgtaagtctaagcattatcctctgatgaagacccctgataggggttgaaagctcaggaataaaaaactattttatgatacgtgattcgtttttttctcacttcgtggatctccagctgcatatatatatatatatatatatatatatatatatatatatatatatgtatatgtatatatatatgtatatatatatatatatatatatatatgtgtatattgtgatggatggccggctaaatattccggcccacccctccaggccgccaggtggagccctcccaacagcatggaggttccccgaattccagcagggcctcatggaccttgtagtttgtatgcgcagccctgctggataccatgggggccaccgggagtcgctgtaggggggctgtcagactgttatgtgccctataacctggaagtacgtcctggtcacatgaacaggagaaatgacgtacttccaggttgaagaaaaggacttttatcCTGACTCGGAAGTAATAAGGaattgtggattgttggacaggaacacctctgggtcagggggtataaaaggactatgggaaaagcccagacactgagctgagctgggaggaagggtggtgaagtgtctgggagaggaggattggtatttgtagagtgtttattgattatatgagtagtgtggagtggagggtgctttgtgcacgtaattattataaaataaataagtcttggagTTTTActtggtgtttggcgtggtacctgagggttcaagaggtcgataaaagcctctactgctacaatagacATACATACTtaatgtcaagaccttagaaTAACCAATTTCTGGCTGTGAGACATGGTTTTAGAATGCTGAGCTTCAAAAGTTTTGACTCTCCATTTATCAGGTGTATACAAaccaggagacacagctggaggtggcagagttaaagatgctaacgtttgcattgggtgtgacgaggatggacatgattaaaaatgaggacatttgagggttggctcaggttgtacagcttggagacaaagtcagagaggcgagattgcgttggtctggacatgtgcagaggagagatgctgagtatattgggagaaggatgttaaggatagaactgccaggcaagaggaaaagaggaaggcctaagagaaggtttatggatgtggtgagagaggacatgcaggtgatgggtgtgacagagtaagatgcaaaggacagaaagatatggaacaagataatccactgtggcaacccctaacaggaacagcagaaagaagaagttcaatccttttcctttaattttgttcctATATGTAAAAGATGCATTTTTAGTTAAAGAAGGcaagttttattgaaaatgtgacttccaaaaaaaataaaagataagaaCCATATTGTTCTAGTAAATGAACAGCAAAATCTTGATCAGGATGTTcagtttccaagctgtttaaTCTTGTGGGATTACCAGTGAATCCAGCAAAGTCCATGCAATTTATAGACTGTGTTGTTACAAGTGGAGGCTCTGCTCAAATCTATAAATTCTAGTTGTGTTAATATGCGAGTTGATTGGGCcagcacaaattaaaacactCAGTATTGTcactaccaaaaacaaaatgttattaataatttttcAGTATAAATTGTACAACCATATCAAGGAATATTTATAATTAACAGTAATTATGGGTCAGTtgaatttaaagaaaatgcacaaaGAAGATTAATTTAAGAAACAGACTGATTGGGGAATTAACTGAAGTTGAGGCATTAAAACTGCAGCATGCccacttctatatattatatataaattaaagaacGATGTAATGGGGATAAGCATGTTTGCTTGTAACATACAAAAAAGGAATACAACTGTACAATGCAgttataaaaatccatccatccattttccaacccgctgaatccgaacacagggtcatgggggtctgctggagccaatcccagccaacacagggcaggaagccaacccaccgcaggacacacaaaaacaccaagcacacactagggccaatttagaatcgccaatccacctaacctgcatgtctttggactgtgggaggaaactggagtgcccggaggaaacccatgcagacacagggagaacatgcaaactgcacgcagggaggacccgggaagtgaacccaggtcccctggtctcccaactgcgaggcagcagcgctacccactgcgctaccgtgccgcccagttataaaaattaaagaaaaaaatgcagatgacATGAATTGGCTaaaaacagatacacagacaatttcaaatatacagaacttaatcaacaatcTTTAACAATAACAAAGTGTCCTTTATCATTTACATCAATAGTTAAATCAAATATACACAACTCTATTATGCACAGTCAGTTTAAAACtcataaataaaaaggcaaaagacaaataaagaaaGGGACTTGTTTATTAGAGGAGGGGTTGAAATGGAATCCCAAGTTGAAATGCCTTAGTGATGCTGTCTGTCGTTGTACTGCAACAGTTGGAAGTTTGTCAAATTCTTCTctctcactttaaaaaaaaaagatttactttcaccaatactaaaagtgtattaatgtatattttaaatttcactttaaatatatatatttacatttatatatatttagtttatattcttgtctaaattcactacaagtaaaatggtattctgtttaacagaagaatggtgctgaaaataaaaagaaaggactgTATAAAATTGATTGACGACACACAGACGTTGATAATGATTcttaaatatagtttttaataactgtaaaaGTGTGTCAGTTTTCTCATTAGGTTCtctaagaaaaagacaaaaatacctttttttaagaacttcctttttccttctaaaaTTCCACCCTCTAACATTCTACTGGAAATTACCAACAACAGGAATGTCAACcaacatcaatataaatttaacttgttACTGAACAAGCAAATATACAACACTCTTTTTCCCTAGTTTTAAATATCTTTGTAACATTTTGGCCTAACAAAAGCTCTACGGGGCCTTAGTGACACCCTAGGCTGTGGGGTCTTAACATCCACAGGTTTACCAGTTTCAGGGGTTGGTGTCACTACTTTATTATCTGTAGTAGATTCAGAAGAAGTTGATATTTCTGGGCTACCAGGAGGCTGCTAACAGTGGTAGCTGGCTGCTGCATTGACTCTGCTTCGGGCACTGGCCCTTCATCCATCATCCGCTCTTGAAGCTGATCAACATGGCGTTGGCAAACGTTACATCTTCTGTTTGCACATGGTAAGACACAGGGCCAGTTGCCTCTTGCACTACTGCTGGCATCCATTGCTGTTCTCCTACAAAACTGCATGCATATACTGTCTGTAAGGGTCAATATTACCTAAACACACCTCTATGCTTTTGTGCTAGTTCCCCTTGCCTCATATGCATGTCAGCTTGAAAGTCTGGGTGAATGCGATCAAGTGCAGTGGTCAGTCATCTTTTCATTAGCAACTTTGCAATACTCTTCCCTGTGTTGGGCATGGTGTGCTGAGATAGCAAAAATCTTGCAAGGCGTGTTTGCCAATTACCAGCTATGATTCTCCATAGAACATCCTTTGTTGTCTGTACCATTCGCTCTGCTTGCCCATTTGAGAATGGATGATAGGGGGCCGTTGTCACATGCCGGATCCCATTTCTTTCTGTGAACTCTTTGAATTCAGCAGATGTAAATGCCACACCGCTGTCTGGGACAATAATATCTGGCAATCCATGTGTAGCAAAGATAAGGCGCAAAGTGTCGATGGCAGCCTTTGCAGACATGGAGTGTAGAAGAGATACCTCCTGCCACTTGGAATGGGAATCTACCAAAATAAAGAAGACCATTCCTTTAAATGGTCCAGCAAAATCAATGTGGATCCGAGACCAAGACTTAGCTGGCCATTCCCAGGGGTGAAGTGGTGCCTTGATGGACCTCAAGAGGAGGTGGTGTATCAGGCACAGGATGTGTTATTGGCAAGCGGCTCAAGGCATCGGTGGTTGTCAACTCTTTTCCTGGTCTGTAGCACAGCTGATAATTGTATGCACCCAACAAGAGACTCCAGCAAAGCATACGAGGTGACAAGGTCTGTGGTATGGGTTTAGAATGATGTAGGAGACCAAGGACCGGCTTGTGATCTGTGCAAATCGTAAACTGATGCCCCTGCAAGAACTGatgaattttttttacatcaaaaATAACAACAAGAGCCTCCTTATCTATTTGAGCATAATTGCGTTCAGTGGCCGACAGTATCTGTGAAGCAAAACTAATTGGGGATTCCATACCATCAAGCTCTACATGGCTCAGTACAGCTCCAAGGCCATAAAGAGAGGCATCACATACAAATACAAGAGGCTTGTTAACATCATAGTGCACAAGCATCTGCTTTGAGTAGTGCTTTTGCCTGCATATGAGCTGTGTCAGGGGCAGTAGCCCAGTGCCATGCCGTTGACTTGTCAAGAAGTCTATGTAGTGGTTCCAGAATGGTTGCCTTGTTTGGAAGAAAACAActgtgaaaattcaaaagtcccaGAAATGCCTGAAGCTGTGTCTTGTTGCGGGGAGCTGGTGCATTCATGATAGCTTCCAGGTTCTCACTGGTGGGATGGTGCCCTCTTTATCTACTCTGAATCCGAGAAACTCCACTTCAGTAGCAGCAAAAACACATCTGTCCTTTTGAAGTCTAAGTCCGACTTCAGAGATTTGACATAACACTTTCTCCAAACGTGCATCGTGCTCCTCTGGAGTTTTCCCAGTGATTAAAATGTCATCCAGGTATGGCTGTACACCTAGAATATCTGCCAGCAGAGTATCCATAAAACgctggaaaatggcaaaagcTGCAGAGACCCCAAATTGCAGCCATTGAGCGCAGTACAGCCCCCTGTGCGCATTAATTGTTAACAGCTCAGATGAAGGTTCATCAAGAACTAGCTGCTGGTACGCTTGTTTAAGGTCTAATTTAGTAACAATGACACCCCTTGCCAGTGTGGAGAACATCTCTGCAACAGTTGGTAAAGGATAAACATCAAGTTTTACTGCTGTATTAACAGTACATCTGTAATCACCACAGATACTTAAACTTCCATCCCCTTTTGTGACAGGGACAATGGGTGTTGCCCATTGTACAAAAATGCCTTGCTCAGCCAGATCATCTAATGCCTCATCAATCCTCTGCTTAAGAGCAAAAGGTACAGGGCGAGCCTTAAAGAATTTTGGTGAAACTGTAGGGTCCACTTCAATTGAAATGGGTGGTCCTCTACATGCACAGATTTTCTGGAACACTTCTGCATACTTTTCCAGGAGAGCTGTCACATGGTGCTGCTGAATTATGTGCACCCCTGTTAATTCTATTCCAAGTGCTTCAAACGAGTCTCTTCCAAACAAGCTAGTACCCTGACCCCGAACAACAAGAAGTGATAAGGCAGTCTTTATATGGCGATACTCAACCTGAACTTTGATCTTACCTTGCACTTGGAGTGGGGCCTGAGACCACTGCCACAATATACTATCTGTACGTACCAGTGGAGGTGGGTTATTTGGCCACAGCTTTTTGTAAGTATTATCACTAATCAAACTACAAGCTGATCCAGAATCAACTTCCATTCTTAGTTGCTGGCCATTCAGTGAAACTGTAGTCTTATATGCGGGCTTCTTGCGGGTTGTGTGTTCCATTTGTATACTATGTACCACATACTCATTCTGGGCATTCACTGTGACTATACTGGTTTCTTGTGTCTGTAATGCTGTAGTTACTAGATCTGTAAGTAGTTGAGTAGAGCGTGCCTTTTTAAAACTCACGCCATTTAAATGCCCTCTTTTTTACAGTAATGGCAcacaggtgtgttaaatttacaTGCTGTAGCTGTATGAGTCCCACCGCATCGGAAACACTTTCTGCCATTTATTTCTTGTAATTCACACGGTCTTATATTCTGAGCTGTATTCGATTGAATCATTTTATGTATCTCTTCCACATCGTTAGCAGGTAGACTCAGAGTCTTCTCAGTCCTCAGCATTTTTGCGCATTCCGGTTCGCCATTTCTGTTGCTAGAGCACGTTCCTCCTCTATTTTGAATGTTAAGTTCAGCTCCGCTAGTAGCTGACACTGCAGTAAAGGATCGGCCAcaccccacactatgcgattgTGCAGCATCTGTTCCAGTTGTTCACCAAAGTTACAATGCACTGAAAGTTTTCTCAGTTAAGCAATACTTTGATTAGgcagttgtttataattgtgaaaatgaaaacgTTGTACAATTTCCGATGGTGTAGGATTATAATGACGCTGAAGACACTCGACTATGCTCTTATATGGAACAGCGCTTGGTGGACGAGGGGCCAACAGCGAGCGCAAGGTGGATTACGTTGCGGCTCCGCACACACTTAATAAAATTGACCTCTTCTTCTCTGGATTATCGATGTCATTTGCGTGAAAGAAGCGCTCAAGTCTCTCTGCGTATTCTTCCCACACCCCGGTCTCAGCATTGAATTCGTCGATACGACCCAACGTGGCCATTTTGAAAAACCAGTAACAAAATACAGTTAATACATACCAAAACATTGGCACCGTCTTCTCTTTCTTTTATCGATTCAGggcttcttctcctcctctcGTTGCCAGTATAAAATCGATTGACGACACACCGACGTTGATAATGATTCTTAAATATAGTTTTAATAACTTTAAAATCGTATCAGTTTTCTCATTAGGTTCTCGCAGAAAAAGACCAAAATACCTTTTTTTAAGAACTTCCTTTTCCTTCTAAAATCGCACCCACCAAcattctactgaaaattaccaacaacaggaatgtcaatcaacatcaatataaatttaacttgttactgaacatacaaatacacaataGACTGTCTCCCTCCCAACACCACATGATGTACCACTCACCGTCTACTGGTCCATCAATGAACAGATCTTCTGCCTTTGGTAGAGAAATCCTCTCAACTGTTTCTAGAGCTTTAATAAGAGCCgatcacaaacacaaaaacagtgAGGACGTTATTCATAGAGACACTTTCTGTACTCATTACAGAGTCACTGAAGCCAAATGAGCCTTTGGCATCAGCACATCCAGAACGATGTGAATACTTTTGATCTTTTCAAAAGTACCTACAGCTCCTGACAGCACTTCATCCAGGTAGTTGTAGAGACAATCTGTCAGTTCCTCATCTTCTACTGTATATAGGTCAGTATCTGGTGACCTTTAGgatcttcataatttttaaaccatttggatgacaccttttgagatacaacagcctgttggacaagTAAATACAAGAGTTTGGCACTATAAAGTCATCATAGCTTTTTGCTACTAGATAGATTACAATAACAAAGTTTTACTTGTTATCTGAATTAAGTTACCAGCAAGTGATTATCTGCTCAATAGTCCTTTATGATGAACTCCAACAGTTTTCCATGTTGAGTCCTCCTGGAAGCCCTGCTGATCTCTGCTGCCACAAAAACCTGAGCCCCTTGTTCTGGAGTCAGCTGCCCTACTGCAGCCACACAGCCAGCCTGCTCTCCTACACTgtggacacacacaaataatacATCAGATTATCATATGTAGTATTTGTCTTATGCAAACTATCAGGTTTTGGTCTGAACACTTCTGTTTCCTCAGAAAAGTGGACACTTTGGAATACAGTTCAAACTGAGAATTACTACAGGGTATGTGGTTCACTATAAAAACTCCTATTGGAGGTTATCAATAGTTTTTTAGAATACATCCATTACTTCAGAGTATTACAAATACACCAGTCTGGATACTACCTAAAGTAATATGCAAGTTACAGAAAAGCTTTGTAGatacttttattctattataaAATAACCAATCTAAACACTCCCCAGGTGACATCTGGTCCTTAACAAAGCTTATGAAAATCCTTCATTCCATGTTCAACTTTAAGGTTTTTGCTCAAGTCGAATTGAGTATGAAACTACAGTGGTAGACTAAGTTCTACATTGATACCTTGGTGTGGCTGTATCTGTATATTCCTCAAGGAGTTCACTGCTGCCATGTTCATCTTGGTCCTGACTTTCAGACATTAAAATATTGATGTTATCAAGTAAAAGTTTACCTGTACATACCAAAACACACACTGGTGTATTTAAAGTTACACTATTTGACCTCATTTAAACACTAGAGTATTTAAAATTCCAAGTTTATTTAAACTGACTGTTTTCCCAAGATGGATGTGAGGTGTCACCTTCGATTATCCAAGCATCCCAAACTGAGCAGCTCCAAAAGCAGGCTACCTGCACAGGCAGTCAGCAGTGGTACACTCAGAACAAGTACCAACAACTGTAAGGTATTCTGAAAAAGCACCGGTCATTTGGCACCCACTTAACCAGACCATAAGAGCTGGCCACATAaaattatgggaaaaatagtttaCATAAAAATGGAAATACTAAATATTTACCAAACATATGAGCAGTTctccagaacaacaacaacaacaacatttatttatatagcacattttcatacaaaaagtagctcaaagtgctttacataatgaagaaaagaaaaataaaagacaaaataagaaattaaaataagacaacattagttaacatagaaaaggagtaaggtccgatggccagggtggacagaaaaaacaaaaaaaaaaaaaactccagaaagctggagaaaaaaataaaatctgtaggggttccaggccacgagaccgcccagtcccctctgggcattctaccaaacataaatgaaatagtcctctttgtagttagggttctcacggagtcacttgatgttgatggtcatacagacttctggcttttaatccatccatcatttttggaacatcatggtacttagagtagatgcgccaccaccaaaaggacaccggaaaaggaaacagaagagagagtataggggttagtacagattttagagccaccatgaatagttattataatgaattggatatacagagtatcaggattaaattacagtgaagttatgagaaggccatgttaaagtaatgtgttttcagcagttttttaaagtgctccactgtattagcctggcgaattcctactggcaggctattccagattttagttgcctaacagcagaaggccgcctcaccacagAAGAAGCAAGCAGCACCACTTTTTAATGGCTGGCATGTAATCATAAGATAAAAAGGATATATACAatgccctccactattattggcaacCCTTGTAAAAACTGGTAAGaaagattagaaaaaaaactgtgtttgctgaagaaccgtcatcttgcactgaaaaaaatgagaaatatctgacttttaattgaaacaagttgaaagaaaaacaaatgcctcattaagaaataaatatttttaaaatctatttttttttaaccctttttactaatttttacaaagggTGCCAGAAATAGTGGAGGGCACGTTAAATTAATGCCACAGTTAAAAGTATGCCACACatgaaggatatatatatatatatatatatatatatatatatatatatatatatatatatatatatatatatatatattatcagcaTCTTTAAAAGACTGACAGCAGTAAAATCAAAGGGTTCGTCCATGGTCAGATAAAGCGCATACTGATGGAGGATAAGAGAAAAAGTACTGCAatcatatacaatttaaacacaaATGTAAGGTTCCAAAAAgcctattattaatatttaaatgccATCAACATGTATATTCCACAGTCTACTGAACCAGTAGGGATATCttaggaaaaggaaagaaaaaaaaagatacatgtGAAAGTCAGATACTACAAGTGAATTGCAAGTTTAACAAATGGTTGTTTGCAATTTACcttatttttcattaacattcAATCTCCAGAAGATATTCTTGTAGCAAGTTggctgaaagtaaaaaaatataaatgtcacatgtaattaaattgaaaaggctctgtGAACATTGTGACACTGTGTCTGAGTCACATATAATTTAGTGGTGCAtcgccgaagaagaagaaggagaagaagagggggaagatgtgtccggaggcagcaggagaggaggaaagtaaagagagtggaactgagggtatgaactttgaatgttggcagtatgactggtaaggggagagagttagcagatatgatggcgagaagaaaggttgatatattgtctgtgcaagagactaaatagatagatagatagatactttattaatctcaaggggaaattcacaaatggaaggggagtaaggccaggtggattggaggtggattcaaattgttctgtcatggtgtggatgggaggagaaatggggtaggaattattctgaaggaacagtatgtgaagagtgttttggaggtgaaaagagtgtcaggcagagtaatgattatgaagctggaaattagaggtgtgatgatgaatgttgttagtgcatatgcaccacaagttgggt
The sequence above is drawn from the Erpetoichthys calabaricus chromosome 3, fErpCal1.3, whole genome shotgun sequence genome and encodes:
- the LOC127527085 gene encoding uncharacterized protein K02A2.6-like, encoding MEHTTRKKPAYKTTVSLNGQQLRMEVDSGSACSLISDNTYKKLWPNNPPPLVRTDSILWQWSQAPLQVQGKIKVQVEYRHIKTALSLLVVRGQGTSLFGRDSFEALGIELTGVHIIQQHHVTALLEKYAEVFQKICACRGPPISIEVDPTVSPKFFKARPVPFALKQRIDEALDDLAEQGIFVQWATPIVPVTKGDGSLSICGDYRCTVNTAVKLDVYPLPTVAEMFSTLARGVIVTKLDLKQAYQQLVLDEPSSELLTINAHRGLYCAQWLQFGVSAAFAIFQRFMDTLLADILGVQPYLDDILITGKTPEEHDARLEKVLCQISEVGLRLQKDRCVFAATEVEFLGFRVDKEGTIPPVRTWKLS